The following coding sequences lie in one Thalassoglobus polymorphus genomic window:
- a CDS encoding FG-GAP-like repeat-containing protein has translation MAISFHSLKSRTRWLVALVSLLVVGVVVGLMTRSGEIHRSKVVQNLAQSDPTNIAETDPAVEVASQRARELHEQSHFLEAKNSAREAIRLGASQLELLLIACGVQFPQLTTGNIQGSAQGSAQLLIDAQGLMAKGEDRFALDLLRKVTFDDPNHLQAQGWYGQLLAKSHSPEFATWNVALPDNSETSDAIWFARGLAAEENGSYELAAKCYVSALERNPYHAQSALHLENVIKANSEVFQFDTEDLNRVQTLSRLAIGLAFSVDFEVMKRTRLILLELGDVELANAVSRSARQLGCQARWASQTLKDSSVDERSYRSRILNRKFLPAVSNVELPDWTSFQLNDSQPYSLLVEEGELFRDIAAEMEIDFHYDNGSVPEYPLGHLFETTGGGVTVVDYDLDGWPDLYFAQGGNWREESTTKTASDQLFRNIEGAASENVTRFANIEEPDFSQGVTSGDFNSDGFPDLYVCNLGGNTLYENQGDGTFLKVSQSKSVSKENWSLSAAFADFNQDGHPDLYVVNYLDLETVRNNPCLFQGKPRACPPTKFQGTLDEIYLNMGNGEFRELKQSLEAWTTPGKGMGLVIADLSGDGKLNVFVGNDGEENHYFDVVYSPESSLPRFIESAVPTGLATDRDGLNQATMGIAAGDADGDGRIDLFTTNFYGESNTLYSQHETDGFEDVTHSAGGLRPSSLSTLGFGTQFLDVDLDGDLDLFVANGHVDRTSVTGEPDAMLPQLYQNDGQGVFISQRSPSPTSYFQSPVLGRAVATLDWNRDGKTDLVVTHLDRAVALLQNTSRPTGNSITFHLTATTGERDAIGTKVTLKSGSDSWTQQRIAGNGYAATNENSLTYGLGSNPSVDSVVDSVLIEWPSGVVEAYHDLKPGSSYKIVEEKGLFIVP, from the coding sequence ATGGCGATTTCCTTTCATTCCCTGAAAAGCAGAACCAGATGGCTCGTTGCTTTAGTGAGCCTTCTGGTTGTGGGAGTCGTTGTGGGGCTGATGACTCGTTCAGGCGAGATTCATCGTTCGAAAGTGGTGCAAAATCTCGCTCAATCAGATCCCACAAACATTGCAGAGACTGATCCAGCGGTTGAGGTGGCGAGTCAGCGGGCGAGAGAGCTTCATGAACAGTCTCATTTCCTTGAAGCGAAGAACTCTGCCAGAGAGGCAATCCGCCTCGGCGCTTCTCAGCTTGAATTATTGCTCATCGCTTGCGGTGTTCAATTTCCGCAACTGACCACTGGAAATATTCAAGGAAGTGCTCAAGGCAGTGCGCAACTTCTTATTGATGCACAGGGTTTGATGGCGAAAGGCGAAGACCGATTCGCACTGGACCTTTTGCGTAAAGTGACCTTCGACGATCCGAACCATCTTCAGGCTCAGGGGTGGTATGGACAACTTCTGGCGAAGAGCCACTCTCCCGAGTTTGCGACCTGGAACGTCGCTCTTCCTGATAATTCAGAAACGAGCGACGCGATTTGGTTCGCGAGGGGCTTGGCAGCAGAAGAAAATGGAAGTTACGAGTTGGCAGCGAAGTGCTATGTCAGTGCTCTCGAACGAAATCCATACCATGCACAATCTGCTCTGCATCTTGAAAATGTGATCAAGGCAAACTCTGAAGTTTTTCAATTCGACACTGAAGATTTGAATCGAGTGCAAACGCTGAGTCGGCTCGCTATCGGACTCGCCTTCTCAGTCGATTTTGAAGTGATGAAGCGGACACGACTTATCTTACTTGAACTAGGTGATGTCGAACTGGCGAACGCGGTGTCTCGGTCTGCACGTCAACTTGGATGTCAGGCACGCTGGGCCAGTCAAACGCTCAAAGACTCCTCTGTAGATGAGCGGAGTTATCGGTCTCGGATTTTGAACAGGAAGTTTCTTCCGGCGGTGTCAAATGTTGAACTCCCTGACTGGACCAGTTTCCAACTCAACGATTCTCAACCGTATTCTCTCTTGGTTGAGGAGGGTGAACTCTTCCGCGACATTGCTGCGGAAATGGAAATTGATTTTCACTACGACAACGGATCGGTCCCTGAATATCCGCTTGGGCATCTCTTCGAAACCACTGGTGGTGGAGTAACTGTCGTTGATTACGATCTTGATGGTTGGCCAGATTTGTATTTCGCGCAGGGAGGAAACTGGCGAGAGGAGTCAACGACGAAGACCGCCAGTGACCAGCTGTTTAGAAATATAGAAGGGGCGGCTTCGGAAAACGTGACTCGTTTCGCGAATATTGAAGAGCCGGATTTCTCTCAGGGAGTCACCTCTGGCGACTTTAACAGCGATGGGTTTCCTGATCTTTATGTGTGCAATCTCGGGGGCAATACGCTGTATGAGAATCAGGGGGATGGGACGTTTCTCAAAGTCTCTCAATCCAAAAGTGTGTCGAAAGAAAATTGGTCCCTTAGTGCTGCGTTTGCGGATTTCAACCAAGATGGCCATCCCGATCTGTACGTTGTGAACTATCTGGATCTGGAGACTGTCCGAAATAATCCTTGTCTCTTTCAAGGAAAACCGAGAGCCTGTCCACCGACAAAATTCCAGGGGACTCTCGATGAGATATATCTGAATATGGGAAATGGCGAGTTTCGAGAATTGAAGCAATCTCTCGAAGCTTGGACAACACCCGGCAAAGGAATGGGGCTCGTCATTGCTGATCTTTCTGGGGACGGGAAATTGAACGTTTTCGTTGGGAACGATGGGGAGGAAAATCATTACTTCGACGTTGTCTATTCGCCGGAGTCTTCGCTACCAAGGTTTATAGAAAGCGCCGTTCCGACGGGGCTGGCGACCGACCGAGACGGACTGAATCAGGCAACGATGGGGATTGCAGCTGGTGACGCTGATGGTGATGGTCGCATTGATCTATTCACTACAAATTTCTACGGCGAATCGAACACGCTTTATTCACAACATGAGACGGATGGATTTGAAGATGTCACTCATTCCGCCGGTGGATTAAGACCATCGAGCCTTTCCACGCTTGGGTTCGGGACGCAATTTCTTGACGTCGATCTCGATGGCGACTTGGACCTGTTTGTGGCGAACGGGCATGTTGATCGAACCTCCGTGACCGGGGAGCCGGATGCGATGCTCCCGCAGCTGTATCAAAACGATGGTCAGGGAGTCTTCATCTCTCAGCGGTCACCATCACCAACTTCCTACTTTCAAAGTCCTGTTCTGGGGAGAGCGGTGGCCACGCTGGATTGGAACCGCGACGGTAAAACCGATCTCGTGGTGACTCATCTTGATCGAGCTGTTGCTTTACTACAGAACACCAGTCGACCGACCGGCAACTCGATCACTTTTCATCTCACCGCAACAACTGGCGAACGTGATGCGATCGGAACAAAAGTGACTCTGAAGTCCGGAAGCGATTCATGGACTCAGCAGCGAATCGCAGGAAATGGTTACGCTGCAACCAACGAGAATAGTTTGACATACGGGTTGGGGAGCAATCCAAGTGTCGATTCAGTTGTCGATTCGGTTCTCATTGAATGGCCCAGTGGAGTTGTCGAGGCCTATCACGATCTCAAGCCGGGATCGAGCTACAAAATTGTTGAAGAGAAGGGTCTCTTCATAGTCCCCTGA
- a CDS encoding serine hydrolase domain-containing protein produces MNVETSRFLEKTDAVSVGLDPKKWANVLEAAEQLTQSDKIPALAIQVQRRGLTTGSHVFGRKTISGTEPIDDQSRFLIASLTKPMVAMALLLLAERGQLALNQRVSDIVPEFKGANKRQITLKHILTHTSGLPDMLPNNRELRAANSPLSKFVSETSSTEMVFPCGQNAQYQSMGFALLGPVIENITGMPYASFIQQELFDVLGMTRTALGLRGEDLNDENIAEPRVPHDQVHEEGWNWNSRYWRTFGAPWGGVLSTSQDVSQFCRCMLTLGQTQSGEQLFNPCTIENATSNRLHDFPDIPEPVRRTRGWGYGWRMNWPDHRGSFGDFLGSKVYGHWGATGTLFWLDPETETALVLLSSQPYDRSVSPLVPLSNMISAAFV; encoded by the coding sequence ATGAATGTCGAAACAAGCAGATTTCTCGAAAAGACTGATGCTGTCAGCGTAGGACTCGATCCGAAGAAATGGGCAAACGTTCTCGAGGCAGCGGAACAACTCACGCAGAGCGATAAGATTCCTGCATTAGCGATTCAAGTTCAGCGGAGAGGATTGACGACAGGTTCTCACGTTTTCGGGCGAAAAACGATTTCCGGCACAGAGCCGATCGATGACCAATCTCGCTTTCTCATTGCCTCTTTAACCAAGCCGATGGTCGCAATGGCTCTCCTTTTGTTGGCTGAGCGGGGACAACTTGCTTTGAATCAGCGAGTTTCGGACATCGTCCCGGAGTTCAAAGGTGCTAATAAGCGGCAAATCACTCTCAAGCACATCTTGACTCACACATCGGGTCTTCCCGATATGCTGCCGAATAACCGCGAACTGCGGGCTGCCAATTCTCCACTCTCAAAATTTGTGAGCGAAACATCTTCGACTGAAATGGTGTTCCCCTGCGGGCAGAATGCACAATACCAGAGTATGGGCTTCGCTTTGCTCGGGCCTGTCATTGAAAACATCACCGGGATGCCATACGCAAGCTTTATTCAGCAAGAGCTTTTCGACGTATTGGGGATGACACGGACTGCACTCGGGCTTCGAGGAGAAGATCTCAACGACGAAAACATCGCTGAGCCACGCGTCCCTCACGATCAGGTTCATGAAGAGGGCTGGAACTGGAATAGCCGTTACTGGAGAACCTTTGGCGCTCCCTGGGGGGGAGTTCTCTCTACATCCCAAGATGTGAGTCAGTTTTGTCGCTGCATGCTGACGCTTGGTCAGACTCAATCGGGAGAGCAACTCTTTAATCCGTGTACTATCGAGAACGCAACCTCGAACCGCCTCCACGATTTTCCCGACATTCCTGAGCCGGTGAGAAGAACACGCGGTTGGGGGTACGGGTGGCGAATGAACTGGCCCGACCATCGCGGTTCATTCGGCGACTTCCTTGGCTCTAAAGTGTATGGGCATTGGGGAGCGACCGGAACACTCTTCTGGCTCGATCCAGAGACGGAAACCGCTCTCGTTCTACTCAGCTCACAACCGTATGATCGATCGGTCTCACCGCTTGTTCCTCTCTCAAACATGATATCCGCTGCGTTTGTGTGA
- the gcvT gene encoding glycine cleavage system aminomethyltransferase GcvT, giving the protein MLQTALHDWHTAAGARMVDFAGWHMPIQYSSIVEEHHAVRKQAGLFDIAHMGRIWFSGPDQISFLDHLLTNQVANMKLGQVRYSLLCREDGGILDDVLVYRFEDRTLLVVNGANRLKVVDWINQHKDGYDVEVDDATCSTFMLAIQGPQAEAILAPMVATKLSEIKYYYAVQTEVLGHSALVSRTGYTGEDGFEIIVDNEHGLELWTSLIEAKDDGTGESQVTACGLGCRDTLRLEAGMPLYGHEMDESMDPLTAGLRFAVKLKKDDFIGRDAVAAIDSKGNLPQRVGVELDGRRIAREGALLMLGDQQIGHISSGTFSPTFEKSIAMGYVDPASATVGTEVEVDIRGKRVSAKIVAIPFYKR; this is encoded by the coding sequence ATGTTGCAGACCGCACTCCACGACTGGCACACGGCAGCCGGCGCCCGCATGGTCGACTTCGCTGGCTGGCACATGCCGATTCAATATTCCTCAATTGTTGAAGAGCATCACGCAGTTCGCAAACAGGCTGGGCTGTTCGATATTGCCCACATGGGGAGAATCTGGTTTTCGGGTCCCGATCAGATTTCTTTTCTTGATCATTTGCTGACAAATCAAGTCGCGAACATGAAGCTCGGGCAAGTTCGTTATTCTCTTCTCTGTCGCGAAGATGGAGGAATTCTAGATGATGTTCTGGTGTATCGGTTCGAGGATCGCACGTTACTCGTTGTCAACGGTGCAAATCGATTAAAGGTTGTTGATTGGATCAATCAACACAAGGATGGCTATGACGTAGAAGTGGACGACGCCACTTGCTCGACGTTTATGCTCGCGATCCAAGGACCACAAGCGGAAGCAATTTTGGCTCCAATGGTCGCAACGAAGTTAAGCGAGATCAAATATTACTACGCCGTGCAAACTGAGGTTCTCGGTCATTCAGCCTTAGTCAGTCGGACTGGTTACACAGGTGAAGATGGTTTCGAGATCATTGTCGACAACGAACATGGCCTCGAACTCTGGACGTCACTGATTGAAGCGAAAGATGACGGGACGGGAGAGAGCCAAGTCACCGCCTGCGGTCTCGGCTGTCGCGATACGCTGCGTCTGGAAGCGGGGATGCCGTTGTACGGACATGAGATGGATGAATCGATGGATCCCCTAACTGCGGGATTGCGGTTTGCCGTGAAACTCAAAAAAGACGACTTCATCGGACGAGATGCCGTCGCTGCAATCGACTCGAAAGGAAACTTGCCGCAACGTGTTGGCGTGGAACTTGACGGTCGCAGAATTGCACGTGAAGGGGCACTGCTGATGCTGGGGGACCAGCAAATCGGACACATCTCTTCAGGAACATTTTCGCCGACATTCGAAAAGTCCATCGCGATG